In Xylocopa sonorina isolate GNS202 chromosome 4, iyXylSono1_principal, whole genome shotgun sequence, the sequence ACCGGATTTCTACGGCAGCCTGCAATCGAGGATCAACGGAGGCAATGCTCTCTTCGTGCCTCGTTACTTCGAGTTTGCAGTCATAATGGCCCTTCTTGTTAAATTGAGCATCAGCCACGTGATTTACGTTGATTGCTCGTCGCGTCGCGCATCCACCgctctctctccgtctctctaTCTCTTGCCCTCTGTTTTCACTCTTCTCTTCCTGTCCTCGACTGCAACTTTCCCCGCTTCGATCGGCCGTGCACGATGTATCGATCATCGACAGTAGATCTCTTCGATCCCACCTACGTCCTGAGACGCTCGTCGATCTTCGACTGAATCGCCGTTAAAAGATCCTCCAGGGAAATAGTCCGCTTTGAAGATCCCTTTCTACGCGATTTTCTTACTAGCTAGTCTGAGTAGGTTGGGTTTATCTAGATGGACGTATTTTTCATTAATGTCGGTACGGTTTTCGTAGTTTTCGTTTTCTTCTTTACTTCCCAATGCGAAGACTCTTCTAAGACCAACTAGTCATATTTCTTATCGTATCGACTCTTTCTGGCTACCTTTAACCTAAGTAttcaaatttatatttaaaatttatatacgaAACGCGAAACCAAATTCGTCGATATATGAATTCAGAAAATATTCTTAAATATATACCTGCAATTCGCAAGTCACCCCATAACTACCCCTATTCCATACGTCGAGACCGGCGAAGTCTCAAAGGAAACGATCGTTTCGCCATGACGGATGGAAGAAAAGGCAAATGAACCGAGAACAGCTTCTTTGTAACAGCGTTTTCCACGCGGGTCCAAGTCGACGCTGGCAACCCCCTTTCGAAGAATGTTCGGCCTTTAAAAACAGAGGAGGAACGCGACCAGTAGCGGCGCGTGGTTCATAGCGGGCCATTTAACGGTCTTTGCGAAATTGAGTCATCACGCGGTTCGCCTGGAATCTCGAATATTTTCCTCCCGATGCTTCAGAGTTCTCCGTAAGCATCCCCGTTCCGCTTCCTCCCTCGCCAACCCGCCTCTAGCTGTCTCCCTCCCTCTTGCAATGTCCGCTTTCTCACCGTCTCCTTCGCTGGCGAGCACCGCCACCCACGCCTGTCTGAAACGTCTTCAGGAATCTTTGAGCTCGCGATATAACGCCAAATGAAATGGAAGAATATTCGCCGTCGTTGATTCCGCGTCAGATTATAGGGCGGGGCAAAGATTCCAGTCCGTTTTAGGCTGATTTGCAAAGGGTTAATGGTAATTCCCGAACTTTAACTGCACAGTGGATTCTTTGAGGTCTGAGGTGATTTGGCAGGGATCGAGACTGCTTTGCGAGACGTCTGGACGTAATTTATTCACCCCTAGAGTGAATACTTCTCGagctaataaatatataaatgattCTGAAGCGAAACGAGACTTGAAAAGAAGCTTGATTTGTTCTTTTGCAATTTTAATAAAATCGCGGATAACAGACAATGAACTTTTCCGGGGAATTGTACAACGAAGTGGAATGATTCTGGTTAGTGCACGGTAAACGTTATTTCAATTACGACACGTTTGATGTCGTCTGGCGCCGGTTTTACGGGCGCGGCCGTAAAGTCTTAACGGCTGTGAAATCTAAGCAACGATAAGGTGCCACATAGAATGCCATTTACTCGATTCAATCGGCTGGAAATCAATTCATCGTTCAAACTCGCATGTACCAACCCCCATCCTGTCCTATTCCGACTACTtcaatctcatttcatttttctCCCTACCAGTTACCAATCGCATCCGCGATCGCATATCGCCTGTCCATTAGTTCCCACCGGATTGTCTTATCGATCAAACGAAGCACGAATGAGAGCTTCCCGAAGATAACATTTTTAAGTAACAAAAGCAGGCGTCGGttaatcgcgaatttatgaAACGCGAAAAGGTGTCAGGAGAAGAGTCGCGTGTATTCCAAGTTCGAAGCGGCAGAAAATCGCTGCTCGTTTCATTGAATAAAAAATCGAATAAGCACGCAAACGTGCGCTGATTGTCAAACTGAAGACCCTCGCACGTTTTCATTGGCTCTCGACGATTGAATGCGCCCTGCACTTGAATTAATTCGAGCTCGCGTGTATTCCACACTCTCCTCACTTTTCACCCCCGTTGAAATTCGTCCATTCTGGTGACCGCTATTTAAAGCTATCGTGGCCTTGTCATCCTCTtcttttatacattttttttctttttttaaatttgtaTAATGTCCGTTCTTTCGTGGATATCAAGAATATTTGGAGAACATTCCTGAATAACAGAAGACGATTCGCTAAGTAGCTTCGAATAGATTACTCGGAGCGAATTTGCACTAGAGTGGAAGGTTTATTTGTGCTTGATCTGTTTCTCGTCGGATAGAAGTGGTTGTGTAGGATCTTGAAGATTCTGGAGTTTCTATACGAGGGCTTTGACATTGTCCATCGAAAGTGTCCTAATATTTAGATCTCTCGCTTGCTTTGATACACGATTGTACAGATCTATTAGGGTGTTCCAAGGGGGGATGTACAGTGTTAGTGAAATGAAGAGATAGACCTTGAAATCGTGCAGATTATTTGATCATCCAGGTCTGCGAAGTCTCACTTGAAAAATTCTCGTCTGGTCGTCGACCTTCGTCGGTATATGTATACGCGCCAATTCTGGAATTTCAGCAGCGgctatttatttttaattaaaaaatatgaaattaaaTCGACGAACACATCCGCGAGCTCGAGAAAATTTTACCTCCGACAACTGCCCCGTGGCTCATCGTTGATCCAAGCAgataaaatatttttcatttagaGCTATATTTATAGGTTGCTCATGTGTTTAACTACTACCACTTCTGTCTTATTTCTTTCGCAAATCTCGGGATAATCAAGGTATTTTGTAACCGATGATAAACGATTAGAAAGAAGGAGAAGATGACGATAATTTTATGGAAGTCTACAAAATTTCTTAGTAATTTGTAGCTCCGTAACATTTTGTAAAGTTCAGAGCAATTTTCGCGATCGGGTATACACTACCGTAGGTGGCATAAAAAATTGATCGCGTGCTGCTGAACCCAAACTTGTTGCCCGTAATATACGTCGTGATCAATACCTCTCCGCTTTCTAACGCTACAAATCGATTAATCATTACGGATTAATATCCAATTATCTGATCGCGCGTTTCTTGCTGTTGCAGGTCGGAACGAGCTGATTGCCCGTTACATCAAACTGAGAACAGGCAAGACGAGAACGCGAAAGCAGGTCTCTTCGCACATACAAGTGCTTGCTAGGCGAAAACTTCGCGAGATCCAAGCGAAACTCAAAGTGGTAAGTATCTGAATGCCTATCGTTCCGATGCGCTTCTCTTAGCTGAACATCTTTATTTTCTTATTCCTTTCACATTTCACCCGAATACCCGACAAACTTACGGAAATAACATCGAGAAACATTTTAACTTCTCTCTACACACACGTATACATTTCAATGGTATGAATATCCAAGAAAGTAATCTTGAAATTTCGGGTTACGTGTACACTGTCGCTCGTAAATATATAAACGCTTAATTAATTTTTAGTGATAGTAGATAGATATTACTAAAATATGTTGACGCGATGACGTGTTAACGATTAAAGGTGATTTTCGTCAGCTTTGTGTAGAATCAACAGGTATAACTTTAAATTGTTTAGTATAGAGCGCATTATACAAATACGAATTTATTAAACATGATATGTAAAAGTATCAACCGCGTCTAGGTATACTTCGATTTCCAATCGCATGTCCATTTAGTAATTtatagaaaaaaattaatttcatcGAGAAACGATAGTAGTGGTAATTATTGCATACAAGTTAGAATTATTATGGATTTCATCTATAACTTATAATTGAACGTAAATTTAATCGCGTTATAATTAAACAAACGATCCACTGCTGTTTTCGATATCGCGAGCTATCCTTTACAAATCGAACGAAGAAATGCCGAATATTCGAAGCACAATGACCGTCCAACGAACAACCGACATTTTTGATTTAcgccacttttttttttttcatttacccATCGCGACGATTCAGGTCGCGCGGAAATTAATTGTCAATAAAGGATCCATTCGATCAGAAGCGACGTAGGGAGGTTTGTAGCAGAATAAATCACGCGTAAAAATGAACCCGGCCCCGTTTAATCAACAGCTGAATTATTAAAGCGATTTTGGAACAATTGCGCGGCTGTTAATAAATCACAGCATGTTGAGCGCGCCCGCTACCATTCGACGATGAGAGGCGAACGATAACCGCAGACAGAACGAAGACAGAGCTAGAGGAGGAAAGAGAGGCGATGTTTGCATTGTTTATACAGGGAACGGTCAATAATGAACGCACGAATATAAAAAGCAGACAAAACCCGTGTGTAAATCAAGCAATTCCGGCGTGTTTTACGCAATTAATCGGCGGTGATGTATAGACACGCGCGCATCGCTGCGCCTCGGGGCTATTTCCGGTTTCAGCGTACGCGAAGATTTTCGGGAAAAAACGGTTCATCTGCTCGTGCAAGTCAGATTCCTTTAATTAGTCGCACTCGAATTCTGTAATAAACGTATGATTTTTACtttttatatgtatattttgCAGTCGATATTTCACGAGATTGGGGGCTTCGTTAATTAAATGAATAAAATTTCATCCGGACGAGCCACTCCGGCAAAGGCGAACGTTAAAAAATTAGACAATAAAGCTGTTGGAGGGAAAAAGTCGGCAGGGTACACCACGTACGCGAGCTGTCAACGAAATTTCAAAGGACACGGTGCACACGTGATAACGCTTCAAGTGTCGCCGGGTGGAATTGCAGAAGCGGCGACTGCATCTGGTACTGCAGTGGTCGCATACCGCGCGCATTATTCAGAGGAGCACCCGGTTGGCAGGACAGTCCGGTGTGTGACGTAATTTTCTGGTTTCCGCGTTTCGCGCGGGGGTTGAACGGCGACACGGAGCTTGCTTACGGTCTGCCCGTTCGCGATTTATCCCGCGAGAAAAGAATTTTTAGGCACCGCTGTTCGCGTTGCCTGCGGTCGTGCCTTATTTAATTTCTACGCGGCCGCCCGCCCATTAAAGACCATTCGCGGCGAACCGTGCCCCGCTCGTATTTATTTCGGAAACACGCGAAACGTTTCCTCTTATCAAAGTTGCCTGGCCCTGCGGGGAACGGACACCACCGACTTGCGTGGAACGCACCACCTGCGAGCTTCCGTTCGCATCGTATTCGAAGGCGATCGCGGCGTTTCCGGAAACAGTACGCGTGAACGTGGAGAACTTTTCTCTCTCGTGGAGGATAAACCGAATTACAGTAATAACGAAGTGTAAAGGAATCGTCTCGCTAGAGGAACCTGTACTGTGCCATTTTTAACGGGTGATCAGTGATCAATCGACGAAAGTTGAATCGGGACGCATCAATTTTTCCCAGAAGCGCATTCCTCCGAGGATCAGACCGCGCGATCTATATCTCCAGAATAATCCTGCGTCGGGCATTACTGTGTAATTGATTGTTGCGGTGCAAACGCGGTTCTCTCCTCCCCTTCTCTCTGTCTCCTGCTCTTTCTATCTCTTTGCCCTGCAGATAACCGACGATACACACAAAAACGGCCTAGCAGCATTTCAGAATGTCGATAAACATGTCCAGCCCGTTACCCGGCCAATCCTGCATTCCGCGCGTGTATTTGCACGATGAGGGGTTGCGCCCGCGGACAGGGACAGAGCGATACTCTGACCGACAGAGAGGCGGAGTGGCGcgtaaattgaaaaaaaaaaggaagtggAAAAAAacagagcgagagaggtggaggGCACGGGGAAAAAGGAACACCGAGTaagaggagaaaaaaatagCGCGAGAGTAACCACCCTCTCAATTAACCGAATTGATTTTCCACTGCAGATTCGCCCGTAAACAACGGTCCCGTGGAACGAAATGGTTTTTTCGCGTACAGTGAGTGTCCAATTTTGCAATAATTGTTCTTTGTTCtcttttttactttttattttgtatttatttcttttttcacgtgatttttcctatttttttttttttttttttttttttgctttcttttaTCCATCGAATTCAACAACTCGTTTATTCCCGCGTTTTTTGACCAATAAATCAACCCCCGCAGAAATTGAAGCTCGCTGTGCACGCACGCGAGTAACGCAGTCGATTTTTTATTTCGCTTATTGTTCGTGGGTTGTGAATACTCGTTTCCGTATTTATGCAGGATTTACGGCCCGTTCGGACGTAGTAAATGCAACAGCTGACGTCATCGCGGTTCCACGCGTGAATATATGCCTTTATCCGTCAAACGGGGTAGGAAAGAGAGGCGTGCGCGTCCCTATGCAAATTGGGCTGTTTTGTTTTGCGCAGTTATTTAAAAGGGAGAAAATTGCTCGGCAATAAAATGTTATAATTGGATGTACGGACGATTTTTGTTATTTTTCCTTTATCCCACAATTTACGTTCCTTCTCGATCGATAGTGGAAAATAAAATTCTCTATTTCTACGCTTGGGCGAATTTAATGGATGGTTATTCCGAGTAGACTCGTCTGCCATGGACCCGTAGCGAAAAGTATGTACTTAGGAACACGAATGCTCGCATAGGAGAGGAGTGCCGTGAAATGGCATTAAGTAAATGTCGCACTTGTGCCCTCTTGTTCAAGTGATTTATTCAATAGTTTAACGCGATATCTTTATCGCGTCTTGCATACATCGCCAGTACCTTATCCTTTTAATAATTCCTCATATAAATAACATCGGAGAGGAATGCACGTAGAAGAAGAGGAGAGAAATAGAATACTCATAGAGAGAGGAATAAGGAGTTGGCAAACACAAAAGAGATAGGAAAAGAAGTATACTctgaagaaagagaagaaaaaaatagaatATACATATAGACCATAACAGAATGGAAAGGTTCAATTTTTTGGTGCGCTTGGTTATCCGGCAGAAAGTCATTTTCATTCGGCATTGTTACGCGGACCGCTTCATTTCAAATGAGCGGAACTTGTAATGGGTCTTCCATTACGGATTTATGATCGAAATTGAAAAGGCCTGTAACGGCGGACAAACAGAAAGGGAAagtgagagaaggagagagagatagagaggcaTAGAAAAGGGGTATGGGTCACGCCAATTTCCCGGATATATCACATATGCGGGGGCTCCCTAGCCGTTTCGCTTCGTCAGCGATTTTCAACAGTGTTACGCGCGCGGCCGCCGCTGATTAAAACGACGGCTTTCCAATAAAAGCTCAAAATTTCCGTGAATTTCGCGGACCAAAACCAGGCTTGTTTCTGCAATCAACTGCATTGCTGTTCCACTCGATACCGATCGATGACATCAACCGCGCCCGGTCAGGCTGAAACAGTGACACAACGCGTAAGGGGGTGCGAGGTGGCGCGTGGTTCGAGGGACGGAAAATTCGAACGATGGGAACGAAATTATGCAGCTAACCAGGGAAAATTGTTTATCGATTCAATTTTGTTCGATGCGATTCGATCCACGCTTAGCAAGAGCGAACACTAAATTCTTCTACACGAATAATATGTATCGGTACAATGACGAGCGCAATCCCTACACAAATTAACATCAGAACACAGAGACACTTAAACACCAATGCTGAATAGCGAACGATAACACCgttataaataaaaagaaaatcatACTACTGAGGTTTTCCCATCAGCCGCAATGGGTTGTAATCGGTTTGACGATTTGTTAGGATCATGCCGCCAAGGAGAAGGCACTCCAGACAATGTCGAGCATGTCGAGCGCCCAGATAGTATCAGCTGGGAGTGCGATACACAACAAGATGCCCCCCGCCCTCGTGGGGCCCCTTGCCCTTCATGCTTCCACCCCTGTCTCCTATCCCGGAGCGGTAAGTCCCGATGATCACGGAGAAAACCCCTTTCAACATTGTTTTAAGCGGCctgttttcttttctcttttttttttctttttttaactaccaaaagaaaaaaaagaaaaaaagatatgTAAAACATAAAAACGGAGCCACGAGCTTTGGGGTGAGACGACGAGACACGCTTACTCGACATGTACgtaaagagagaaagatattcCGTTGAAAAACGACGTTTCATttgcttttttttctttatatcATACTAGAAATCATTTGCTGAATCATTTCTGTGGACAGATTTTTGAAGTTGCGATTCGCTTAAAAGACAACCCCTTCTAAATTTTTGGGCCAAAATGATCGAACGTGCGAAAGGAGGATTGCCAAGAGAATGATTCGTATTAATTCAAATAATAGGCAATTATATGAAAGCGAAATGATTGAAAAAACGTATTCTCGGTCATCGACGAAGTCGGAGGTCATGGTTGATCTCTCGTTACCCCTCGCGATCGCTCTTTTCGCTGGGACGAACGATCGGTGTCTCGTCGTCTTGAGGATGTCCACCATGATCGCTGTTATACACACACTATCGGTTTGGCTTCTTCTTTGGCGTTCGTAtctgttttctttttctctctaacCGCTTCGCCCTGTAACCGTCTCTAATCCGCTTGCTAAAGGCCGATCACAGCCGTGTGGTTTGTCTAAACTGACCTCAGCGTTCTTGTCGCGGTTTCTGTCGCTTTCCTTTAAACGTCACGTGAGTATCCTTTTCAATTTCTTTCATTCTTTAAAGTCTCACGATTTTGTTCATCATCTAATAATTCAAATCTGGTCTTACTGCAAAGATTGCTCGAAGAAATTACAAGCGACGCGGTCACGTCTCTCCATCTTAATAATTCACttattttcttctatttttcGTTCGCACACATATAAAACACAATTTCTGTTTCATTTTCTTTATACTTTATTAACTAATTCCGTTCTCTCACTTTTCTTGTTCACGTCGCGAAGTAGTTACTCGTTCTTGGtcagagaaaaaaaagggatcCAGAATGAAAGAGAACGTTTGATGCAGCTTCAAGCGTAGGATCTCCACCGttttcttttacttttttttttttcacttatCACGCCACTGCCACCTTTCTCTGTGTCTCTTGCTCTCTGACTCTCTGTTTTAATCATGAAAGCTTGCGCGACAAAAACTAACCATCCTCATAAAATACGACACCCCCTTGCTCTCTGCTGCTATACGCCCCTGGGGGCCCTTGTTGTGTATTGTTCAAtttgtccgtcgctctatctTTTTTACATATGTATCACCTGGGCATATATACACACGTACATACACGGGTCTGCATATCGTATACGGAATTTTTGGACATTAATTACACGTTGCGAAGCACCGTTGTGGCTTACCAAAACTGTCTTTCTCTCTTCACGTAATACGACTACTGTTACTTCCCTTACGCTATTGTGTTCGTATGTTCTTTTTACAATTCACCCGTGTATTTCGTAATTTATTCATTTTTGTGTAATTTTCCTTGGCCGCGGTCCAAAAGCGTCGCGATCGTTCCTCGCCCAAGGGTTCGATGGCTCAAGGAGGTAACCGAAGTCTCTTCCTGGTACTATATCgaaatttctttctctttttttttcattaacaAGGTAAAATTATATGTAAATTATCAATTGGATTCGCTATTTTAACGCGAGTCTCGAAATGAAGCGTGTTTTAATTGAACGAGACAGaaatcgatatcgcgatgtgTCGTTAGCTTTGGTTAAATTGGAAGACACCTCGTTTCCTCTTTCATGTTTAGCAATTAACACTTCCGAAGCTGCTCTAATTCATTTCCGCAGGACTAATAGCTCCAAACCGTAGAGCATATAATTGGTACGACAAGTATTTGCATTTAGTCTGTACGTATACGCGTACAGAGCGGTCCAGCAACTTTAATCGCCTTAATCGCTTCGCTTACTTTTGTAACGATACCGCAAACGGTGCAAATATTTCGCGTACCTATCGCGTACGAGCACAGAGAGTGACGCTCGAAAAGTTCCCGGGCGAAGTGTGATTTCGTTACGCCGCTTTAAAAGTGATTGCTCGTTGAAAAGTCACGCTTCAACCGAGAACAATGTTATAACATTCACCGTGTGCGCGGTGTTCCTCGAACAGCTTCGAAACGCGCCGCGCACCTAGAAACGTTCCTCAATGGCGGGAAGCTCGGCAGAATCCGTACGATGCCGCAAAAGGAAAACAGATATCGACTTTTCAGCAATTCTGGCAGCCGGGTCTGCAGCCAGGAACGTCCCAGGATGTCAAGCCGTTCTCGCAGCCGGCGTACACCGGGAAACCAGCGACGGCGGTCTCGAGCGGTGACATGGTCCAGGCTCAACCACCCCCGCCCTGGGAAGGACGTGCCATCGCGACCCACAAGCTCAGGCTTGTCGAGTTCTCGGCCTACATGGACCAACAGAGAGACCAGGATATTGTAAGTACCCCCGTGGAAAGTAAACCGAGACGTATGGCAAGCGCCTTCGCAGAACAGCGTGCAAAGAAGAGGAAACGAATCGAACCGCTCTGATCGTTTTCGGAGTCGTCGATCACATTCCCCTTTTTCTTCTCTCGATTCTCTAGCTCTTTCGACAAACCCTGTTAGATATAGGAACCAGATTACAGCAGTACGAATCGAAGAGATCATGTACAAGTATAATGAATAAAGAAGTAAAAGCGGCAATGGATTCGTACGTATAACGTGAGCGTGTGTAACCCTCCTCGGAATTGCTTCTTTCTCGTCGAGCAACCTAGCAGAGCCAGCTGAACGGAATTCGCAATTTCACTTCGGCAAGCGTTCGAATTTGTTTTTTTCCGCGCTTTTCTTTTGCAGTACCACAAGCACCTGTTCGTCCACATAGGAGGATCGGCGACATACGCGGATCCGTTACTAGAGGCTGTCGACGTCAGGCAGATATACGACAAATTCCCAGAGAAAAAGGGCGGCCTGAAGGAACTCTACGACAAGGGACCACAGGCGGCTTTCTTCCTTGTCAAATTCTGGGCTGATCTCAATACGAACATCCAGGACGAAGCTGGAGCCTTCTACGGTGTAACGAGCCAGTAAGTGTGGTGGAACTGTCGAACGGCGGTGGTTCGAGGGCTGCTGTTCGATGCGCCGGGAAAATTAATCAGGCTCGATGTCGTAACGAAAGAAACTGATACTGTTCACAGGTACGAGAGCAACGAGAACATGACGATAACATGTTCGACCAAAGTCTGCTCTTTCGGGAAACAGGTGGTGGAAAAAGTGGAGACGGAGTACGCTAGGTTCGAGAATGGCAGGTTCGTCTATCGTATCAGTCGTTCGCCCATGTGCGAGTACATGATCAACTTTATACACAAGTTGAAGCACCTGCCGGAAAAGTACATGATGAACAGCGTTCTCGAGAATTTCACCATTCTCCAGGTACGCAGCACGATCTTCCTTCCCCTCTCTTCCCCCCGTTCAAGGGAAGCAACGATTCGCTTAATCGAACGCGTGCGTGATCGTTCGTCGAGGATCGTGCGGACCGTTTAAAACGCTATTTACATTTAAATCGTTTATGTAGAGCAAATTGCGCGAATAATTTATTCTAACGAATTTATCCGCTTTTACCGCTTAGGGGGTTGATTACGTAAGAGCGATATACGGGCACGAGCGATCGTTATTTTACGTAACTAAAATCATAGACGCAAGATAGATTGCTATCGGTGCTTTTCGTTTCTAATTAAAGTCTGGAACACCTCCTCGAACgtagaagaagagaaagaagctCGTCGAGGTTGCATAGGCCCCCCCAGAATCATTGGTTTACGTCGGCTAGGAATCTGACGCGTGGTCGCACTTTCGTACGGCGACTGCGCGACGAAGGATTTATCGGTTTTGTTGAAATTGCAGGTTGTTACGAACAGGGATACGCAGGAAACGTTACTGTGCACGGCATACGTGTTCGAAGTGTCGACGTCCGAGCATGGTGCGCAGCATCACATATACAGATTGATCAAGGATTAGCCTGCTTGAACCTGCTCGCCATGCAGCCATCCACCCCCATCAGTGCCTACCATcacataagaaaaaaaaaaaaattcatccATACGCGCATGTACACAATTACACACGAGAATGTTAACCCTTTGAAGCGTCCTGACGACGTCTTGCTACGATTGAACACTCTTTTAGTTCCCCCCTTCTTTCGTTTTATCCCCGCGTCCCCCTTCATCCACCGTGACGATATCTCTATCGTATCGCGGCACGGTAAATAGGCGAAATTTCGATTTCATCGATTTACATATCGAATATGTAAGCGATTTTTATTATTCGACTTCTCTCCTCCACTTTTATTTATTCCCCGATTCCGGCGATTGGCTTCTTTTAAATGAATGCTTTGAAGGGTTAAGCGTGAATACAGGACTGTAAACACGCTCGTACTATTACACGGACACATTTCGCGTCTAAATATAAGAGTTTCTATCGAAAATGTTCTGTTgctaaaaagaaaaggaaatgtTTAATTTTAAAGATAGAAAATAGATCGAACGAGTATATATTatagatatataaatatatataaatatatatatttttatttggaAATTTTTACACGGATTATAATTTTTAAGCGAATTAGGCGTTTCTTTGTTCAGTATTCCCGAACATTTTCAACGAAACTCCCTAAAAGAGAATTTGAAACTCATATACGGATACACGCACACGTTACACACGTATACGTACACGAGGACATAGCACACTCTCACACGTTAGAAGTACTGGCCAGCCCGAGCTTGAGTTTGATtcaaaaccaaaaaaaaaaaaggaaaaaacgcGAAGTTCTGATAATAggaagaaacgaaaaaaaaaagaaaaaaaaaggaaacgaaggTAATTGGTACGCGTGTTTGAACGTATCCTGGAAAGAGCTTCCTGCTCGTGATCACCGCAGGAAGCGCGTTCCCGATTACGAAATTGTAAATTTTATATCGAAACAGatatcatatatatattttatgaaTAATCCGTCATTCGCTTGCAAACGATCGAATTCGCGTCGCGGTTTTAATAAAAGAGATAT encodes:
- the Scalloped gene encoding TEA domain transcription factor 1 homolog scalloped isoform X5; its protein translation is MQFARGSAVAAADTISAPWTPTSSGPPPDANGSGSDTKNLDVGEISDDEKDLSAADAEGVWSPDIEQSFQEALTIYPPCGRRKIILSDEGKMYGRNELIARYIKLRTGKTRTRKQVSSHIQVLARRKLREIQAKLKVDHAAKEKALQTMSSMSSAQIVSAGSAIHNKMPPALVGPLALHASTPVSYPGAQFWQPGLQPGTSQDVKPFSQPAYTGKPATAVSSGDMVQAQPPPPWEGRAIATHKLRLVEFSAYMDQQRDQDIYHKHLFVHIGGSATYADPLLEAVDVRQIYDKFPEKKGGLKELYDKGPQAAFFLVKFWADLNTNIQDEAGAFYGVTSQYESNENMTITCSTKVCSFGKQVVEKVETEYARFENGRFVYRISRSPMCEYMINFIHKLKHLPEKYMMNSVLENFTILQVVTNRDTQETLLCTAYVFEVSTSEHGAQHHIYRLIKD
- the Scalloped gene encoding TEA domain transcription factor 1 homolog scalloped isoform X3 — its product is MSPIGALGYWSSSAVAAADTISAPWTPTSSGPPPDANGSGSDTKNLDVGEISDDEKDLSAADAEGVWSPDIEQSFQEALTIYPPCGRRKIILSDEGKMYGRNELIARYIKLRTGKTRTRKQVSSHIQVLARRKLREIQAKLKVDHAAKEKALQTMSSMSSAQIVSAGSAIHNKMPPALVGPLALHASTPVSYPGAQFWQPGLQPGTSQDVKPFSQPAYTGKPATAVSSGDMVQAQPPPPWEGRAIATHKLRLVEFSAYMDQQRDQDIYHKHLFVHIGGSATYADPLLEAVDVRQIYDKFPEKKGGLKELYDKGPQAAFFLVKFWADLNTNIQDEAGAFYGVTSQYESNENMTITCSTKVCSFGKQVVEKVETEYARFENGRFVYRISRSPMCEYMINFIHKLKHLPEKYMMNSVLENFTILQVVTNRDTQETLLCTAYVFEVSTSEHGAQHHIYRLIKD